One region of Wyeomyia smithii strain HCP4-BCI-WySm-NY-G18 chromosome 3, ASM2978416v1, whole genome shotgun sequence genomic DNA includes:
- the LOC129732808 gene encoding protein gustavus isoform X2, whose translation MELARKRYKSSRGPVLRSSERRRPQSISSSTSTLLPRVVLNRIDPREFDRIRVSYKVAIRSTRNSRTSSSVHPGMNMGQKISGGVKTVSSRDQPSPFIPKIPRELAAHFQRPARLDLLLDMPPVARETQIKYSWNSEDRSLNVFVKEDDKMTFHRHPVAQSTDCIRGKVGFTKGLHVWEVFWSTRQRGTHAVIGVATSEAPLHSVGYQSLVGSNDQSWGWDLGRNMLYHNSKTCPGVTYPAILKPDETFLVPDKFLVALDMDEGTLSFIVDGQYLGVAFRGLKGRKLYPIVSAVWGHCEITMKYIGGLDPEPLPLMDLCRRVIRQKIGRTHLEERIEHLQLPQSMKTYLLYRDRR comes from the exons ATATAAAAGTAGCCGGGGTCCGGTGCTAAGGTCAAGCGAACGTCGCCGTCCACAGAGTATATCGTCATCCACCTCCACATTGCTGCCCCGAGTGGTGCTCAACCGCATAGATCCTCGCGAATTCGATCGTATCCGTGTCTCGTACAAGGTTGCCATCCGTAGCACCCGCAACAGTCGTACCAGCAGTAGTGTTCACCCTGGTATGAACATGGGCCAAAAGATTAGCGGAGGTGTTAAAACGGTCAGCAGCCGCGACCAACCATCGCCATTCATTCCGAAGATTCCTCGCGAACTAGCGGCGCACTTTCAACGGCCAGCTCGTCTCGATCTCCTGCTCGACATGCCCCCGGTAGCACGGGAAACTCAGATCAAATACTCCTGGAATTCTGAGGATCGCTCGCTGAATGTGTTCGTGAAAGAAGACGACAAGATGACATTCCACCGGCATCCGGTGGCGCAGAGCACAGACTGTATACGAGGCAAGGTGGGCTTCACGAAAGGTCTGCACGTGTGGGAAGTGTTCTGGTCGACGCGGCAGCGCGGTACTCATGCTGTGATCGGTGTTGCCACCTCCGAGGCACCACTACACTCCGTAGGTTATCAAAGTCTGGTCGGTTCCAACGACCAGAGCTGGGGCTGGGACCTGGGGCGCAATATGCTGTATCACAACTCGAAAACCTGCCCCGGCGTGACGTACCCCGCGATACTGAAACCGGACGAGACCTTCCTAGTGCCGGACAAATTCCTGGTGGCGCTAGATATGGACGAGGGCACACTCAGTTTCATTGTCGACGGCCAGTATCTGGGGGTGGCCTTCCGGGGGCTCAAGGGCCGGAAGTTGTACCCGATCGTGTCCGCCGTCTGGGGGCACTGCGAAATCACGATGAAGTACATCGGTGGCCTCGATC CCGAACCACTGCCACTGATGGACCTCTGCCGACGAGTCATCCGCCAAAAGATCGGCCGAACGCACCTTGAGGAGCGCATCGAACACCTCCAGCTGCCGCAGTCAATGAAAACCTATCTACTGTACCGGGACCGAAGATAA
- the LOC129732808 gene encoding protein gustavus isoform X3 — MNMGQKISGGVKTVSSRDQPSPFIPKIPRELAAHFQRPARLDLLLDMPPVARETQIKYSWNSEDRSLNVFVKEDDKMTFHRHPVAQSTDCIRGKVGFTKGLHVWEVFWSTRQRGTHAVIGVATSEAPLHSVGYQSLVGSNDQSWGWDLGRNMLYHNSKTCPGVTYPAILKPDETFLVPDKFLVALDMDEGTLSFIVDGQYLGVAFRGLKGRKLYPIVSAVWGHCEITMKYIGGLDPEPLPLMDLCRRVIRQKIGRTHLEERIEHLQLPQSMKTYLLYRDRR, encoded by the exons ATGAACATGGGCCAAAAGATTAGCGGAGGTGTTAAAACGGTCAGCAGCCGCGACCAACCATCGCCATTCATTCCGAAGATTCCTCGCGAACTAGCGGCGCACTTTCAACGGCCAGCTCGTCTCGATCTCCTGCTCGACATGCCCCCGGTAGCACGGGAAACTCAGATCAAATACTCCTGGAATTCTGAGGATCGCTCGCTGAATGTGTTCGTGAAAGAAGACGACAAGATGACATTCCACCGGCATCCGGTGGCGCAGAGCACAGACTGTATACGAGGCAAGGTGGGCTTCACGAAAGGTCTGCACGTGTGGGAAGTGTTCTGGTCGACGCGGCAGCGCGGTACTCATGCTGTGATCGGTGTTGCCACCTCCGAGGCACCACTACACTCCGTAGGTTATCAAAGTCTGGTCGGTTCCAACGACCAGAGCTGGGGCTGGGACCTGGGGCGCAATATGCTGTATCACAACTCGAAAACCTGCCCCGGCGTGACGTACCCCGCGATACTGAAACCGGACGAGACCTTCCTAGTGCCGGACAAATTCCTGGTGGCGCTAGATATGGACGAGGGCACACTCAGTTTCATTGTCGACGGCCAGTATCTGGGGGTGGCCTTCCGGGGGCTCAAGGGCCGGAAGTTGTACCCGATCGTGTCCGCCGTCTGGGGGCACTGCGAAATCACGATGAAGTACATCGGTGGCCTCGATC CCGAACCACTGCCACTGATGGACCTCTGCCGACGAGTCATCCGCCAAAAGATCGGCCGAACGCACCTTGAGGAGCGCATCGAACACCTCCAGCTGCCGCAGTCAATGAAAACCTATCTACTGTACCGGGACCGAAGATAA